The DNA region TTTACCTAATTCatccccttttttcttttaaaaaaagggaagaatatCAGTTGAATTAGAGGCCATGGGCCTTTTTCTCAcgatgttaattaattaatagcatactttgtttttgtttttcctttttgggAAGTGGGAGGACTATGATAAAGGTATATATACGAGAATATTTTTAAAGCGTCATACCAAGGATATTAGTCTGATAATGTTGACCTAATCCACCAAAAATTCCTAGCTAAATTGTGGAGATACAAAGAAGCATAATACATGCCTTTCAAGATGTACGCAACAGTATATACCCAGTTCATTCCCTGATACGCACCATTAttttttacgttttttttttttttaattagaagtaAACAATACACAATGACATGTGATACATGATAAAATTCCTATGTGCACGCACTCCACAATGAGAGCCTTTTTTCAGGCCACTGATTCCACGCACCCTGTTTCATGTCCAAAACTTATGTTTACCATGCGAAGGTTAGGCACGAAACCAAGATGTGGTATTTTGGGGATAagattgtgtatatatatttttaaaaaaaaaatatagaagggGTCATTTTGtatagttaatttaaaaactcttgcaaaattaggggagatttttaatatttttaagcgtttatttaaaaatatagttcaaatcatgtttctaaaaaattttaatttttttatttaaaataaattttttatatattttttcaaattattttaatatattaatgtcaaaaataatttgtaaaagataaaaaaaattatttttatatattttaaaaaaattattttttaaaccatcattattaccataattttaaacaagtCATCTATTACCCTCCTTAAACTCAACCTTTGTGAAGTGACTAGTTCATTAACATGAATGTATAATTCTGTTggtgatgatttttgtttttttagggtaATTAATGATATTAGACATATTTGAATAGGGATTTGTAATGTGATCGATGGTGgctagataataaataaatgcatCAACATACAAAGTACGGAAATAAAATGAACTCTAATCGTGCTATTAGTGCTTGACAGGGTGTGAAAATTGTgttaataacttttaaaaaataatagtaatatccCCGGTCTCTAAATCAAGTAcatcagcttttttttttctggataaGCAAGTACATCGACGACGTGTTCCAACAagtatccaaaaaaaaaaattaatagcatgtttgaaaaaataattaaaattcaaagttttttttacctaaaaatatattaaaatattattttttatttttaaaaattatatttgatattaccacatcaaaattatttaaaaaactaaaaaaatattaattaaaaacaaataaaaaaaattttaaattttttcaaaaatatttttaatacataaaaacaagtagtaccaaaaaaaatctttatatcatGAAAGCTAATTCTTGTTAAGATTGCAAAGCGTagcttaattataaataattttgtttgagtCAAGTTTGAATGGGAGACTCAAAGACAGGGGTTACAGACTctaaattttatgaaattaaaaagaaaaatttggcataTCACCAACATAGCATTTCGAGGGGCAgtactaaaatattaaattatatttgattattatccctaaaacataataaataaatatgaaaatgataTGAATGTTTTTAGTtgtagagataaaaataaagatataaaataaatttacataaatgtttatatatgttatctctatctcaattatttttgtttgttctgttacaaaatattaatcaaacatTATCTGGATACTTATAGCCATTTGACCAATATCTAAATTTTAGCGACGACATTCTACGCTCCACCCAAGTTCTCGACTTCGAGGGCCGAGTAGGACCCGTGCATATGAAGCCATGCGATGGAATTCTAAAATACACTCCCGCATGGTTTGCCTTGGGATCGGGGCTTGCTTGCCTAGCTAGGAAATCAAAtcacttgaaaacaaaatattaattatgacGAGTAACTTGAAATGataatagaatttaaaattaaattaaatatgtcAGAGTGATTAGCCATATAACCAACACGTTTGCTTAGCCAATCTTGGCCCTTCCCGTCGAAGAAATAAAACATTAGACCTAATCTTGAGTTGTGGGCATGTGAGTGTGTGTATTGTCATGGAAAGTTTACAAGGACAAAAACTTCTCATCTACCAATTCTTGATAACCTGCTTAAGAAATTTATCATGCACCAATtccgttaattttaaaaaagaaaagattacgttaaaatttttaatagtaatttagTGAATGTTTAGGAGTgtgataacttttatttttaagtatgttttacattttattttaaaaaatatcaaattaatacttgattctttaaaagttttttatatatttttttaaaaaattattttaatatatttaaaaaaaaaacaatttccaacacaatattaaacacaAACTTAGCTTTTAACTCCAAATCCACATTATCATGTTTCTAATTGAATCATTATATATGGGCAAATCAATGTGATTCTCTCCATTAATATTGATAAGGAAAAGTAATCTTccttaaaaaggaaaataaatcattttaaaaatgaattcaaaatccccaaaaaaaactaatccaacaaataaaaaacttgaaggaACCATCATCAAATTAATGAAATGTTTTGGAATCTTATAGTaattgcttttgaaaatattttttattcagagatataaaataatattttattattatttttaatatcaacataacaaaaaaaaaaaaaaattataaatttttatatgtaacCAAACTCGGTTTTAACTGAAATATCATACCAAGCCTTAGACAAGATGACAGATTAGTTTAGCATCCAGAAGAAACGACAGTGCCTACTGAACTGAATCATGGATTATGTAACTTACAAGGAAAGTACAGCCATTTACTTAGTATGTGTCAAGTGATCGGGCCCGATTGCATGCTTTTTGGCAGGATTTATGACCCTTGGTTTAGCAGTCCCTTGTCAGAACACAACCCTGTCTCATGGTCATGGACTCATTCTAAATGCCCCCCTGCCACTTCCGAAGGCTGGTTGGCTTTTTAGCCATTCATGGCTAAACACCTGTTTTCATGCTCCATTAGCTTAATTACGTCACCTCTTTTTTgcaagttgaaaaatatatcccccccccccccacgcCCCAAATTATCTCCTCTCCTTTCAACTTTTTGACCCTAACTAGACGGGTCAAGTTTCAATCTCTAGATAAAAACACTTGCACTGTTGGCTCTCTGGTTTTGTTCTccgaattttatcttttttaatttaaatctaaaatggaTTCTTAAAtaattccttcttcttcttttttaatgtaCTGGTTTGGAGACAGGTGATCTCCCTAAAACCCACTGGGACAACCTGAcagttaaaaataacttatgaTAACTGgcaggaaaaaaactaaaaagaataaatattatacttaatttttcatttattacaaATTCAATGAATGAGATTTAAGTTTCCATATTCGTGAGCCGGCTCGACACTGTGGCCAGGCCGGCCCTaaacaaaacaagttatttATTCCTTCCgtcagaaaaggaaaaaaaaaaaacagagggattttttaactttttttttttttttttttctcaatcagcTTTTCAGATTTCCAAGGACCAGCGTTAGGAGAGTTATTAAATGTAAATCAGATGCAGCTTCAAGGCTATTCAAGTCATTAACTAGGTGCTATCTCCCTCGTTAGTCCCACCCTCTCTGCAATAGCTTAGCAGATCTGTTAAGTAAAAAAGGTCGAAACTGTTTCAGACAGACAGACAGAGACAGAGAAGCGGCAAGAAAatgctgagagagagagaaaagaaaggaacaagatactattttatcaatttatcatGAAATGAAACAGTTCCATGAGGCAGAATTTAAGCATAGTTGGCTTCCTTCAGGGCTCAGGCTAAGCTTCTCCCTCTCTCGTGAACTGTACAATGGCAGCATTGACAGTTGGTGGAAGTTACTTTTCCATTaataaaaggagaagaagattaACAGGTCTTTGATCAaacttaattagaaaataactatttttaagaaaatgaccCGTGGGACAACTGGAACTTTGAACAGAAACAGCCATTAGTTGTACTTACCACTTGatcaacaaaaattaatcactaaaaataaacaaaacccaGAATTTATAGCGCTAAGATATATGTAAAAAAGGAATAATTGaagtaaaaattattaagtttcCTCCATTCATGGATGCTGATCTAACTCATCATCAGTTTGTTACATAAACAGAACAGGAAACAGTACTAAAAGAAATGAATTGCAGTTAGAAATATTGAACTAGGAAATAGTGATGAGATAAATAAGAAGCATGTAACTCAGTTGACCAAAACAAACTTGCATAGTTTTAGATCCTGCAAAAACGCAAAAGTAGTCGAAAATTTCTTACTTTATGGATCAAACCCGTTACTCGTGTAGAGCATACTAAAATTAAGCAAAATATTCACCGTTTGATGTAGCTAACAAATTCTGCATCAGACACAGCAGAGAGCTTATCAGCTTGgctaatatcatcatcatcaactgGAGCAGGAAGATTAAGATCTATCAAACCCAAGTTATTGTCTCCAAATTTTGTGGAACTTCTTGCAGGAGTACTTGAAGAAGCTGCTACACCAATTACATGAGATCTTTTGTGGCCACCAAGAGCTTGCCCAGATGAAAACACTCTAAAACAAAATGGACATCCATGGATTTTCTTCTCTGGCAGAGAAGTAGAAGCACCTGCATTTTCTGTTGGCTCCAAGTTTGGTTCTTTACTTGGTGTATAAACTTTGAGTTTCTTGTGACTTGCTCTATGCCCACCTAAAGCTTGATAAGATTTAAAAACTTTGTTGCATGTTTCACATTTGTACTTCCCTCTTACTTTTATCTTGCAAGATTTGAACTCACCAGAATCATCTGTTTCAGTTTCTACTTCCTCTTCAAGTTCCCGATCTTCTTCTTGATTCTCTTGTTCTTTTCTCTTCCATCTGTCTCTTGAAAGCATCATTAGACAGAAAGCGACATCTTCTTCTGTTGTAGTGTCAGAAATTGAACTCACCGGTTCAGGTTCTTGACCCGATGATGACTCAGCTGCTGCCTTAATAGTACCCATTTTGTTGAGTTCAAGCTTCTTTACTATGTTGTTGTTCTCCTGCTCTTGCCTTGGTCTTTGCAGATGATATTGATGGTGATGATTCTCTAACAATCTCTTAGTTCTCTTGGATCGTCTTCTTGTTGGGTTCTTTGATGACTCGGTCTCACTTTCTCTATCTTGAAGAACAACAGAACCAGCATCAGCCGCAGCAAAACAGAACTCAGGATCAACCAATCGAATACTTCTTTTGGGGTTCTCTCTGAGCCCATAAAAAAcacccttttcttcttcctcgtcttcctcctcttcttccacACCTTGTCCTTCTTCTGCTTCTTCCTCTGAAGATGAGATTGATTCAGTGTCTTCACTAACTTCAATTTGTGGGAATTGATCTTCTAGTTTTGGAGGAACTGGAAGCTTCAACAAATGAGACCTCATGTGACCACCTAAAGCTCTGCCATTAGAGAAACTTTTGAAGCACAATTTGCACTTGTGCTTCTCCATCAACTTGAAAACAGAGCAAAAGAAACAGAGagatttttccttctttgtgaAAAAAGATTGTGACTtgtggatttttctttttctataggGGAAACTGGAAAGAGTGTAAAGAAGTTGAGGAAAAGAGTGGAAACTAAAAGGAGTAGGTGACAAGCATTCCTCCACCAAGAGAGATGTATACaaagatacaaaataaataaataaatattttttttaaaaaaaatagctttgattttaattttttgagaggATTAATTGATTTTCTCTAAAACGGTATATATTAagacattaaataaaatttaattaaagctCTTGCATGAAGGGAGAAAGAGGGACATGTAACATGCGAGGCTTGCCCGTTTCTGAATTTATTCCCAACCATTCTTTCTTTCAACCTTTACCTCTCTTTTGTTTCCCAACTTGCCCTTTCTACCtggagatattaaaaaaaaaaaaaaaaaaaacagtacgTTACTACCTACAATTGGAATGAacgaaaaaatatatattttcatagagTATTTCCCAGTCTCGAACTTCAATTTTTCTACCTTTATCTCTAAAATCAATCGTTTgcttacacaaaaaaaaaaaaaaacatcttcgCATTTTCATTGAAGTggtttaagattttaaatatttcaatgtgGGTTTCAGGGATATAAAAAGCAGAGTATAGTTTGTCCagaatatcatgaaaaataatttagtttaatgaattatttaagaatttaaattcaACGTGAAAAAAAATCGTCCGgaatatttgtattgtttaagaatttatgtatttgattttaatCTTGTTACTTTCAAGTGTGAAAAACGAAATCCCGTGATttaatttagtaaaaaataaaggcaatttaggattaaaaaaagaagaagaaggctaCCAAAATAAACCGGTTGCTTACTTGTACCAGTCAAGAAAACTGATGGGTTTGTTGTAACGATGAGACATGCTGTACGACTCCCCTCTCTTAACATCCTCAAGCTGTGATATCTAGGATGCAACAAGCAAATAAGATCCAATCAAATCTCAAATTCAATAATCCAAATAGTAGTGTTATTATTTATCACTGATTTTggtaattaaattcaattaatactGAATTGGAAATTACGTTTCATACCTTATTAGCTCcctcctattattattattattattattattattattattattattgaattgattttcctgaagtaaatgaattaaatgggtaatatatgtgtgtgttgaTTCAAATCGGGTTTTAGCTTTTCTTAGGAAAGTTTCCTTTAAATTTGGATCTTTTGTTGAAACGTCTTGATGGGAAAAATACTCCGTCCCTTCCTTTGGGAAAGGAGTTTTCCATGGGAGAGTAGTAAATGCCGTTTTGTTAGGGGCTGGTAGACCCGGTCCATCTACCTCTTGGCACCACCCGTTTATTCTAACAAAACGCGGTCCATGTGGATTCCTTCCAATTTATACGTTCTTTCTGTAGGAGAAAAAGGTGTCTCTTCGTATGGTACATTGAGGCGGTGATTGCTTAGTGCagtgatgtttattttttttaatatttttttattttaaattgtattataacttttaaaatttatttttaacattaatatattaaaataatataaacaattttaaaacaaaacaaaattcaaacctTGTGAAAAGTGCGGTTGGACCCAAACAAACTTGCAGCAGTTGTTATTGCATGCATGCAGCACTGCTATTGGGATTCAGAGTTAAGAGTTAATTTCTAGCATGGAAAAAGAAGATGCTGATGTTATAAAAGcattttttgatatcataaaatttattatttaatgaatGAAAAGACGAAGCAtgcacttaataaaataaattcaaaaaacatgcaaattgataaatcatgaattatgaataataattaaaggctAAAGCTTGAAAGTTGATCTTTTTACTAAGAAACAAACTATATATGTGTATGTACTTATTTTATAGATGTAGGTTATAAAAAGTCATGCTAATTAATGATAATACATGcataataaactttgaaatacaGAGAAGAGTGGGACCACTTTCAaatcctatttttatttaattctatagcgattaaaataaatattccaaAGAGATTAATtgaaacattaaaatcatagaaaatatgtatttatttagtcaaaatcttcatttttttcatttatgcattttttttcaattttgacaaaacatcctttttttttctttttcttattttttgctAACAGCATGATTTTTTGAATGTCCAAAACCTAAATTTCAACctgttttaaccaaaaaaagaattccaaattttttttaagaaacctCATTTATAACccaaaaaatgatatttagttagtctaaaaataaaaaaaatagaaaaacattacTTTATAATCCTTGATCTTCTTTTTCTAACATGGTTAAAAGACAAGGCCACAGTTACTAACTCTCATGTACAAGATGAACCAATTGGTATCAATGTCAaccttttttattgttgaaatgCGATGAACAAATTAAGAACTTTCCCCTTCATTTTATGATGAATTCCTCTCTTCTTTGTCAACATTCAAGGACCAGAGTATGAAACGCGAGAGAAATGAGGTTTTgtgatcaaaaaataaaacctaaaactACAAGGATGAAAAATATAGAGATATATAACtttaggaatgaaattgaaCTTTTGTGAGAGCTTCAAATACTAAATTGAACTTTTATGAGAGCTTCAAATACTAAATTGAATTCTCTCGACATCCAGTGACTTAATTATTACTAGCAAAAGTAAGTTTCATGACTGAAACATAAATACATAGTATCATaggaaagaaaatgcaaaattctaaaagtttaaggactaaattgaacttttaaaaaaatatcatgaaatgttttttttttttttaagaagaagatCAAGATCAGATTATGAACACTAAATTACAGGAACcaaattattgtaaaaataaaaaaggaattaaattaaattaaattcttgcAAAACTTCAAGGACTCGGTTGATCTTTTTTCAACATCCACATatgaaacatgaaaaataaagttttaggaCCACAATATAAATACCTATAATTACAAGGATGGAAATATAGAACTTAAACATTCAAGAGAccaaattagattaatttttgtaGACTTTAGAGATCATGTTAAACTTCTAGGGGTTGCACTTCTGTGTAGCTTTAGGACCGAAATGTAAATGTTTAAAACTACAAGgatgaaaaataagaaatctaAAAGTTTTAGTGATTggattgaattattttgaaaacataagggaccaaattgaaattttgaagattgcCCTGTACAATGCAATCCACAACAACAGCTGTTGTAGTGGAAGAAGCAACtgaaataaatatatcacaCGAGATGTGAATGATACTTTTAAACTAGATAAatctagttttaattttttaaaactaactaaaaatatagtttaaccatttaaaaaaagtaatatatttttatatattggaGCATCGTCAATGCCTTTGATTTTTACTTTTGCTCAAGATCACATTGAACCAGCAAGAAATTCTAACAGGAAAGCACAGAGGAAAGTATTCTTTACTTTATTCAACGCCGTAAagaaggattaattaattagtaaaaCATGATTATGAATTTAATCACAAATTGAAATACCAGCTCAATGCTTAACTATGTCATTATTACGAGAGTCCAAGACCGGGACATGTTAgaatatccatattaataattttattaaagtgACAACCatagtataaatatattacTTGTTGTGTATATGGATACATTAATATGACTATGATATCagtgtatatattaattaatatgttgattaataaataaacaaactcatTGATGTTGATAAATTGACTTGTCCAACGTCCATGTATTGAGGGACCATGtggccaaactgaaaaaaaaagtttttttttctttaggtaGCACTGAAAATATTAGAGATTTATAGGTTCAATTCAACAAATCACTACAGCAgttgttttttctaatattttttatttaaaaatatattaagatatttttttattttttaaaattaacatattaaaacataaaaaaatcaatttaaaatatatataaaaaatatttttaaaatacaaaaatttgaCAGGcttttcttaaccaaacaaataaatttatcaagatatttgaaaatatcTATGATTTTCATAGACTAATTTGAATAATTATTGACTCAGAATATCTCATAAATATAAgatatagtttaaaatattactattcaatcttataaaataataaataatattaaccttttaattatttaaagggGGTTGCTTTACAGATTATTTGAATTTAGTGcctgactatatatatatatatggttctGAATTAAAGATTTTGTCTTTATATGTATATGATGTAACAGCTTTGCGAGGCCgaaaactataaataatataGGGCCAATGCATGGTTTAACTGGCAGATAAATTCATAACGTATTTTAATCGAAAACACCAAATCAATGTttctgattaatttttttacaaagtcgagaaattgtttttattattattaatagtaaAAGCGAGCAAATTCTATAATTACAAAAAGACTGCTGTAATAACACGCAATGCTAAAACACACCGAGTCAACTCCACCAAGACCCtggatttatttaaaaaataaaataaaattcaattctcgTGTTGCAAAACAGGTCCTTTAAAGATTGCCATGGAATATATCACAAGAAATAATTGTTCATTAGCCACTTTGTGAATCCTGTTGGATCTAATGGTCAAGGATAcacattctttctttctttttttaattatcaatattCAAATTCCAAACCAAGTTGtggaaagtttttttataataaatcttgtaattataattacaaaaaaagaaaaagaatttgggATGGAATTAGACTTTACTATGTGGGGACCACGTTTGGGATAGAATTTGGGGCTTTTACATCAATGCCAACGTTGAATTCTACTTATGTAAAATTTCAGTGTGGGGGCACAGAAAAGCCCCCGTAAAATAAAGGAGAAAAGCTTTGTTTTTACGTTTAATAACCTACAATTTTAACTCTTCACATATATTGATATACGAGAagtatgtaattaaaaaatagcaaaataatattttctcaaataaattttatatatatattcaaccaaatagttttttttttctcttaccaTTTCAAAACTCCACAACTTTAACaggtaaaaaatatagaaatcatgaacttgaggtcttgacccagcggttgaagagacttgttcccttcctctgcatcctggattcaaatctcaccgtgcacgcatatcacccccgcggtgccttacatgcttgcttggtttgcaggatgttcagtgagctgtgagattagtcgtggtgcgcgcaagctggcccggacatccacgtaaataaatatatatatatatatatatatatatatatatatatatataatatatatatatatatatatatagaaatcatGTTTTTGCTGCCGT from Populus alba chromosome 14, ASM523922v2, whole genome shotgun sequence includes:
- the LOC118041338 gene encoding zinc finger protein ZAT9; this encodes MEKHKCKLCFKSFSNGRALGGHMRSHLLKLPVPPKLEDQFPQIEVSEDTESISSSEEEAEEGQGVEEEEEDEEEEKGVFYGLRENPKRSIRLVDPEFCFAAADAGSVVLQDRESETESSKNPTRRRSKRTKRLLENHHHQYHLQRPRQEQENNNIVKKLELNKMGTIKAAAESSSGQEPEPVSSISDTTTEEDVAFCLMMLSRDRWKRKEQENQEEDRELEEEVETETDDSGEFKSCKIKVRGKYKCETCNKVFKSYQALGGHRASHKKLKVYTPSKEPNLEPTENAGASTSLPEKKIHGCPFCFRVFSSGQALGGHKRSHVIGVAASSSTPARSSTKFGDNNLGLIDLNLPAPVDDDDISQADKLSAVSDAEFVSYIKR